From one Excalfactoria chinensis isolate bCotChi1 chromosome 9, bCotChi1.hap2, whole genome shotgun sequence genomic stretch:
- the CRYGS gene encoding gamma-crystallin S → MSRAGPKVIFYEDKNFLGRRYECDADCPDFHTYLNRCNSIRVEGGTWVAYERPNYLGNMYVLRRGEYPDYHHWMGLNDRLGSCKAVHIPSGAQGHIQVFEKGDFGGQMFEATEDCPSILEECHFREVHACRVLEGIWVFYEHPNYRGRQYLLPKGEYRQPVEWGAVTPAVQSFRSIAE, encoded by the exons ATGTCCAGGGCTGGACCCAAG GTCATCTTTTATGAAGACAAGAATTTTCTGGGTCGTCGCTACGAGTGCGATGCCGACTGCCCCGATTTCCACACCTACCTGAACCGCTGCAACTCCATCCGGGTGGAGGGAGGCACCTGGGTGGCCTACGAGAGGCCCAACTATTTGGGGAACATGTATGTGCTGAGGCGGGGGGAGTACCCTGACTACCACCACTGGATGGGCCTCAATGACCGCCTCGGCTCCTGCAAAGCCGTCCACATA cCAAGTGgagcccagggccacatccaggTGTTTGAGAAGGGGGATTTCGGTGGGCAGATGTTTGAAGCCACTGAAGACTGCCCTTCCATCCTGGAGGAGTGCCACTTTCGTGAAGTCCACGCCTGCCGGGTGCTGGAGGGCATCTGGGTGTTTTATGAGCACCCCAACTATCGGGGCAGGCAGTACCTGCTGCCCAAGGGCGAGTACCGGCAGCCAGTGGAATGGGGGGCAGTGACCCCTGCCGTCCAGTCCTTCCGCAGCATCGCTGAGTAA